A window of the Candidatus Atribacteria bacterium ADurb.Bin276 genome harbors these coding sequences:
- the rbsC_43 gene encoding Ribose transport system permease protein RbsC: MDALTEDKNQGLVERFFIFWDKIGILLVFIVVCVIFGILNPVFFNPLNIINVIRQVSIIGVMAVGMTLVILLGLIDLSVGSIVAFAGIIAAGFQVKWGGSLFLSLVIPLLVGAGIGYFNGYVSTKGGIHPFIVTLGSMSIFRGATLLIAQGKPISGMSPAFRFIGAGMIGPIPFPVILFLGCVIIFGIMLKRTVFGRYIYAIGGNQEAALLSGIMVDRVKILTYTILGTLSGLSALILTSRLNSGELVAGQGYELDVIASVVIGGTSMMGGEGGVYGTLIGALLIGVISNGLNLLGVQPYWQMMVKGTIIILAVLMDRMKRRFRTV; the protein is encoded by the coding sequence ATGGACGCTCTGACTGAAGATAAAAATCAGGGATTAGTTGAACGTTTTTTTATTTTTTGGGATAAGATTGGGATCCTCTTAGTGTTTATTGTGGTCTGTGTAATTTTTGGAATTCTTAATCCAGTGTTTTTTAATCCCCTCAATATCATCAATGTTATTCGACAGGTTTCAATCATCGGTGTTATGGCAGTTGGCATGACATTAGTTATTTTATTGGGCCTCATTGATCTATCGGTGGGTTCTATTGTTGCTTTTGCCGGGATTATTGCTGCCGGCTTTCAAGTAAAATGGGGCGGAAGTTTATTTCTTAGCTTAGTTATTCCTTTACTTGTAGGAGCTGGTATTGGGTATTTTAATGGATATGTTTCCACTAAAGGTGGAATACATCCCTTTATTGTTACTTTGGGGTCAATGAGTATTTTCCGTGGGGCAACACTACTCATCGCTCAGGGGAAACCAATTTCTGGGATGAGTCCCGCTTTCCGTTTTATTGGAGCTGGGATGATTGGTCCTATTCCTTTCCCGGTCATTCTTTTTTTAGGATGTGTTATCATTTTTGGCATTATGCTTAAGAGAACGGTTTTCGGCCGTTATATTTACGCAATCGGAGGGAATCAAGAGGCAGCTTTGCTTTCGGGTATTATGGTTGATCGAGTAAAAATTCTCACCTATACCATTCTTGGCACCCTCTCAGGGTTAAGTGCGCTTATCCTCACGTCGAGGCTCAATTCTGGAGAACTGGTAGCAGGGCAGGGTTATGAATTAGATGTTATTGCCTCAGTGGTTATCGGTGGAACGAGTATGATGGGTGGCGAAGGGGGAGTTTATGGTACCCTAATTGGAGCATTGCTCATTGGAGTTATTTCTAACGGTTTAAACTTATTAGGAGTCCAACCCTATTGGCAGATGATGGTCAAGGGAACAATTATTATTCTTGCGGTCCTTATGGATAGAATGAAACGCCGTTTCCGGACTGTTTAA
- the rbsA_20 gene encoding Ribose import ATP-binding protein RbsA: MDKTINNGDSILQFENVTKRFPGVLALDSVSFDVLKGEVHALVGENGAGKSTLIKIVTGVYQKTSGSILFQGKLIDYQNPHEALRNGIAAIYQELNLIPALTVAENIFMGHHIRNERGFIDWKKMREEAQKLIDFLEVDVEIDAKVGTLGVAKKQVVEIAKALSLNAQILIMDEPTAALAKKEIETLFRIIKFLKSKGVTIIYISHHLDEIFAISDRVTVLRDGKHVATNNTATLTIDDLIKMMVGRKLVEQFPHMDHQAKDEVLRVENLKRKGVLHNINFSLKKGQIVGIAGMVGSGRTELLRAIYGLDPLDGGKIFVKGDEVNIQSPYDAINLGIALLPEERKTQGLVLLLSVTDNIGLPSLTKISNRGFIDDTKLNHITSEMVQMMNIKTPSFHQKTMFLSGGNQQKVVLGKWFARECDIYLFDEPTRGIDVGAKIEIYHLMNKLIERGAAILMVSSELPEILGMSDQVLVMKEGKVTGTLTRQNANQEEVLKLAIGGGHLNGRSD, encoded by the coding sequence ATGGATAAGACAATCAATAATGGCGACAGTATTTTACAGTTTGAAAATGTAACTAAACGCTTTCCAGGTGTATTGGCTCTTGACAGTGTTAGTTTCGATGTATTAAAGGGAGAAGTTCATGCTTTAGTTGGAGAAAATGGGGCGGGGAAGTCAACTTTAATAAAAATTGTTACCGGTGTTTACCAAAAAACATCCGGAAGTATTCTTTTTCAGGGGAAACTAATTGATTACCAAAATCCTCATGAAGCACTTCGAAATGGAATTGCAGCTATTTATCAAGAATTGAATTTAATACCTGCCTTGACGGTCGCTGAGAACATCTTTATGGGTCACCACATTCGCAACGAGCGAGGATTTATTGATTGGAAAAAGATGAGAGAAGAAGCCCAAAAGCTCATTGATTTTCTTGAAGTGGATGTTGAGATTGATGCTAAAGTTGGAACTTTAGGTGTGGCTAAAAAACAGGTGGTTGAGATTGCAAAAGCACTTTCTCTCAACGCTCAAATATTAATAATGGATGAGCCAACGGCAGCATTGGCTAAAAAAGAAATTGAAACACTATTTCGCATTATCAAGTTCCTGAAATCGAAGGGAGTAACCATAATTTATATTTCCCACCATCTCGACGAAATATTTGCTATCTCCGATCGAGTGACAGTTTTAAGAGATGGAAAGCATGTTGCAACCAATAATACTGCTACGTTAACGATTGATGATTTGATAAAAATGATGGTGGGCCGGAAGTTAGTTGAACAATTCCCCCATATGGATCATCAGGCTAAGGATGAGGTTTTACGAGTAGAGAATTTAAAACGAAAAGGAGTGTTGCACAATATTAATTTTTCCCTCAAAAAAGGACAAATCGTAGGAATTGCTGGAATGGTTGGTTCGGGCCGGACTGAACTCTTGCGTGCCATATATGGCTTAGATCCTTTAGATGGTGGAAAGATTTTTGTGAAAGGAGATGAAGTTAACATTCAGTCTCCCTATGATGCCATTAATTTGGGTATTGCACTTCTTCCTGAAGAAAGAAAAACCCAAGGTTTGGTATTGTTATTATCGGTCACGGATAACATTGGATTGCCTTCTTTAACCAAGATATCCAATCGCGGTTTTATTGATGATACGAAGCTCAATCATATCACTTCTGAAATGGTACAAATGATGAATATTAAAACTCCTTCCTTTCATCAAAAAACCATGTTTCTTTCCGGGGGGAATCAACAAAAAGTGGTATTGGGTAAATGGTTTGCTCGGGAATGCGATATTTACCTATTTGATGAACCAACCCGGGGTATTGATGTTGGAGCTAAGATTGAAATTTATCACTTAATGAACAAACTTATTGAACGAGGGGCTGCAATCTTGATGGTTTCTTCAGAATTACCAGAAATTTTAGGGATGAGCGATCAGGTATTGGTTATGAAAGAAGGGAAGGTCACTGGGACTTTAACCCGCCAAAATGCGAACCAAGAAGAAGTTTTAAAACTGGCAATAGGAGGGGGGCATTTAAATGGACGCTCTGACTGA